Proteins encoded in a region of the Chryseobacterium piperi genome:
- a CDS encoding MarC family protein: MEIFDHFSFKEVITCFMVLFAVIDIIGSIPIVVGLQQKFGQIEAGRASITAGLIMIVFLFVGNKILKFIGVDVNSFAIAGAFVIFVIALEMILGIEINKTTEAKSASIVPIAFPLVAGAGTLTTTLSLRAEFHDINIICGIILNTIFVYLVLKSAKWLEKKMGEATLAILQKVFGIILLAISIKLFTANFAQLVQNYINF, encoded by the coding sequence ATGGAAATTTTTGATCATTTTTCTTTTAAAGAAGTCATTACCTGCTTTATGGTTCTTTTTGCCGTAATCGATATTATTGGCTCTATTCCTATTGTTGTAGGTTTACAGCAGAAATTTGGGCAAATAGAGGCCGGGAGAGCGTCAATAACCGCAGGGTTAATTATGATTGTTTTCCTATTCGTAGGAAATAAAATTCTAAAGTTTATCGGAGTAGATGTTAACTCTTTCGCCATTGCTGGTGCATTTGTTATTTTTGTGATTGCTCTGGAAATGATTTTAGGCATTGAAATTAATAAAACGACCGAAGCTAAATCTGCCTCCATCGTTCCTATTGCTTTTCCACTGGTTGCAGGAGCAGGAACTTTGACTACAACATTATCGCTGAGAGCTGAATTTCATGATATTAATATCATTTGTGGAATTATACTCAATACAATTTTCGTATATTTGGTGCTGAAATCAGCGAAATGGCTGGAGAAGAAAATGGGCGAGGCTACATTGGCTATTTTGCAAAAAGTTTTCGGAATTATCCTTTTAGCGATTTCTATTAAATTATTTACAGCAAACTTTGCCCAATTGGTGCAAAACTATATTAATTTTTAA
- a CDS encoding chorismate-binding protein codes for MIYFKLPFDEKLYTINEDLSKNSVTFYAFDNSEQLNFKGDIIEVKPEDFEKIRIPYQSLPKQADAVIAETKDEYIQKLNKVIAVIKNNQLPKLVLSRRKIIEGFNTIDLKESFKNLCSAYPNAFRYIFIHEGNSWMGAFSEVLGKFSTITHEFETMSLAGTLPVSESWSEKEIEEQKPVSKYIRDILKKYAPADEIEESPTSEHISGNIKHLRTDFKLKLNTEEIVDQLIRELHPTPAVCGIPKDFCRENIEKFEKFPRELYAGYIKVEIKDTVQYFVNLRCAKLYQDSVHLFVGGGITAQSNPEKEWQETELKSEAVLKNLIYS; via the coding sequence ATGATTTATTTCAAACTTCCTTTTGACGAAAAACTGTATACAATCAACGAAGACCTATCTAAAAATTCCGTCACTTTTTACGCTTTCGATAATTCTGAACAATTGAATTTCAAAGGAGATATTATAGAAGTTAAGCCAGAAGATTTTGAAAAAATAAGAATTCCGTATCAGTCTTTACCCAAACAAGCAGATGCTGTCATTGCTGAAACTAAAGATGAGTATATCCAAAAACTCAACAAAGTAATTGCAGTTATTAAAAATAATCAACTTCCCAAACTGGTACTTTCCAGAAGAAAGATCATTGAAGGATTTAATACTATTGATTTAAAAGAAAGTTTTAAAAACCTTTGCTCTGCCTACCCTAATGCTTTCAGGTATATTTTCATTCATGAAGGAAACTCATGGATGGGTGCTTTTTCAGAGGTTTTAGGAAAATTCAGTACCATCACTCATGAATTTGAAACCATGAGCCTAGCGGGTACTCTTCCGGTTTCTGAAAGCTGGTCTGAAAAAGAAATTGAAGAACAAAAGCCTGTTTCTAAATACATCCGGGATATTCTAAAAAAATATGCGCCTGCTGATGAAATCGAAGAATCCCCTACTAGTGAGCATATTTCGGGAAATATTAAACACCTCCGAACAGATTTTAAACTAAAGCTCAATACAGAAGAGATCGTAGATCAGCTTATACGTGAGCTGCATCCTACACCGGCTGTTTGTGGTATTCCCAAAGATTTTTGCAGAGAAAATATTGAAAAATTTGAAAAATTTCCCCGTGAGCTTTATGCAGGCTATATAAAAGTTGAAATCAAAGATACAGTTCAGTATTTCGTTAATTTACGCTGTGCAAAGCTTTATCAGGACTCTGTTCATCTATTTGTTGGTGGTGGCATTACAGCACAAAGTAATCCTGAGAAAGAATGGCAGGAAACGGAATTGAAGTCTGAGGCTGTTTTAAAAAATCTCATTTATTCTTAA
- a CDS encoding PaaI family thioesterase produces the protein MKDMTKDELLDFLNNWGEETLAKALEIKFIDIDQTNETLTATMPVLPRVHQPFGILHGGASCVLAETLGSSLSNIFIDGEKFYGVGTNINSNHLRSKKDGIITGTARFIRKGKTMHVSEIEIRDEKGQLINHTTMTNNIINR, from the coding sequence ATGAAAGATATGACCAAAGATGAGCTATTAGACTTCCTGAATAATTGGGGGGAAGAAACATTAGCCAAAGCACTTGAAATAAAATTCATTGATATAGATCAGACTAATGAAACACTCACCGCTACGATGCCTGTCCTGCCAAGAGTACATCAGCCGTTTGGCATTTTACATGGTGGTGCAAGTTGCGTTTTAGCCGAAACCCTAGGGTCTAGCCTGTCCAATATTTTCATTGATGGTGAAAAGTTTTATGGGGTTGGAACCAATATCAATTCTAATCATTTAAGAAGCAAAAAAGATGGGATCATAACAGGAACGGCTCGATTTATCAGAAAGGGAAAAACCATGCATGTTTCAGAAATTGAAATCCGTGATGAAAAAGGACAACTGATCAATCATACTACCATGACCAATAATATTATCAACAGATAA
- a CDS encoding 1-acyl-sn-glycerol-3-phosphate acyltransferase, producing MKKLIGNLMLKLMGWKVVLQGDVNNLNRCILVVAPHTHNMEYILGNFSYWSLKKPLKIIIKDTHTKAWYGGIVKGLGGIGIDRSQKNDLVNFVASQFAKEDFSLVITPEGTRSWVPKWRKGFYHMALAAKVPIVLAAGDFKKNIIYLGYTIPYERIASVPFTEIMEEIQNYYIKNDITPKVPENWNPNIIGTEND from the coding sequence ATGAAAAAACTAATCGGCAATTTGATGTTGAAACTCATGGGTTGGAAAGTCGTTCTTCAGGGCGATGTAAACAATCTAAACAGGTGTATTCTTGTCGTTGCACCCCACACCCACAATATGGAATACATACTGGGTAATTTTTCTTATTGGTCTTTAAAAAAGCCATTAAAAATCATCATCAAGGATACCCATACCAAAGCCTGGTACGGTGGAATTGTAAAAGGTCTTGGTGGAATTGGCATCGACAGAAGCCAGAAAAATGATCTGGTTAATTTCGTTGCTTCTCAATTTGCCAAAGAAGATTTCAGTCTGGTAATTACTCCTGAAGGAACCAGAAGCTGGGTGCCAAAATGGAGAAAAGGATTTTACCATATGGCTTTAGCAGCCAAAGTACCTATTGTCCTGGCAGCCGGAGATTTTAAAAAAAACATCATTTATTTAGGATATACCATTCCGTATGAGAGAATTGCTTCTGTTCCTTTTACAGAAATTATGGAAGAAATTCAGAACTATTACATTAAGAATGATATTACACCAAAAGTTCCTGAAAACTGGAACCCCAATATTATAGGAACAGAAAACGACTAA
- a CDS encoding PspC domain-containing protein encodes MNKTLSIGLAGFSFTIEEHAYIKLSDYLNALRSSLDASEADEVMHDIEIRMVEIFRDSLGKREVINDTDVERVIAQIGTPEKIEEQEEAYYSEKNSKKTNNSGTEQTDKKQLFRDPERQKIAGVCAGLAHYVGMDITAMRAIWLGVFILGIFTAAISSSLVALLYIILWIVLPKAETAADFLKMKGKPMNFDNLKNESNKLVQFANESTQRVGEIYIENKPYINNAGNGVWNILKYVIGGILALMAISSIIGVFVVFGLFGMDSNFPGANQMKFYFDDSGLYKVLSAIIIIGSLIPAIIFSLLSIKIFSPKTKLRNIGWVIGALFLTLMALGAYFGVSMAKREMFLKGHKEDTEEVSINTPSDSLYVDLKQIAIPQSFTGYDNDLYSDKVSVFEKDWIHVQVTRKAGIKTPYLIIKKEAKGYNVPLNVSVPVEIVNNKVILPNYIKYPYEHRFRDYSVDYELVVPQNAVIIPLKKGGIDFDGDLNGDGIDDDDQNGDDDHGNIRIEKNKISVNGSTFEYSSDDKDSIIINGKKVPSSQSKKVLDSVKSSIEKKGNVDIQIKDGKKEISIKTK; translated from the coding sequence ATGAACAAGACACTCTCAATAGGACTCGCAGGTTTTTCTTTTACGATAGAGGAACACGCATACATAAAGCTAAGCGACTACCTTAATGCACTGAGAAGCTCACTAGATGCTTCAGAGGCAGACGAGGTAATGCATGACATAGAAATAAGAATGGTTGAAATTTTCAGGGATTCGTTAGGAAAACGTGAAGTTATCAACGATACAGATGTAGAAAGAGTAATCGCACAAATCGGTACTCCTGAAAAGATTGAAGAACAGGAAGAGGCGTATTATTCTGAAAAAAATTCTAAGAAAACTAATAATTCAGGTACTGAACAAACAGATAAAAAGCAATTGTTCCGTGATCCGGAAAGACAAAAAATTGCAGGGGTTTGTGCTGGATTAGCACACTATGTAGGAATGGATATTACTGCAATGCGAGCCATCTGGTTAGGTGTATTTATCTTAGGAATATTTACAGCCGCAATTTCTTCTTCATTAGTTGCCTTGCTTTATATCATTCTTTGGATAGTACTTCCCAAAGCAGAAACAGCAGCCGATTTTTTGAAAATGAAGGGAAAGCCTATGAACTTCGATAATCTGAAAAACGAATCTAACAAACTGGTACAGTTTGCTAACGAATCTACACAGAGAGTCGGAGAAATATACATTGAAAACAAACCTTATATCAACAATGCCGGGAATGGAGTCTGGAATATCTTAAAATATGTAATTGGCGGAATACTTGCTTTAATGGCAATAAGCAGTATTATTGGAGTATTTGTTGTGTTCGGGCTTTTCGGAATGGATTCTAACTTCCCGGGCGCTAATCAAATGAAATTCTATTTCGATGACAGCGGACTGTATAAAGTCTTATCTGCAATCATTATCATTGGATCATTAATTCCTGCCATTATATTCAGTTTATTAAGCATAAAAATCTTCTCTCCAAAAACTAAATTGAGAAATATAGGTTGGGTTATAGGCGCTTTATTTCTTACTCTAATGGCTCTTGGAGCTTATTTCGGAGTAAGTATGGCCAAAAGAGAAATGTTTTTAAAAGGGCATAAAGAAGATACTGAAGAGGTCTCTATTAATACCCCTTCCGACAGTTTATATGTAGACCTGAAGCAAATAGCTATTCCACAAAGTTTTACAGGATACGACAACGATCTTTATTCTGACAAGGTATCTGTGTTTGAAAAAGACTGGATTCATGTTCAGGTAACAAGAAAAGCGGGTATAAAAACTCCTTATCTGATCATTAAAAAAGAAGCCAAAGGTTATAATGTTCCGCTGAATGTGAGCGTTCCTGTAGAAATCGTAAATAACAAAGTGATCCTGCCAAACTATATCAAATATCCTTATGAACACCGTTTCAGAGATTATAGTGTAGATTATGAGCTGGTAGTCCCTCAAAATGCAGTGATTATCCCTTTAAAAAAAGGAGGAATTGATTTTGATGGGGATCTTAACGGAGACGGAATCGATGATGACGACCAGAATGGAGATGATGATCATGGAAATATCAGAATCGAAAAAAATAAAATTTCAGTAAACGGCTCTACGTTTGAATACAGCTCTGATGATAAAGACAGCATCATCATCAACGGAAAAAAAGTTCCAAGCTCTCAATCTAAAAAAGTACTTGATTCAGTAAAGTCAAGTATCGAAAAGAAAGGAAATGTTGACATCCAAATAAAGGATGGAAAAAAAGAAATATCCATAAAAACTAAATAA
- a CDS encoding PadR family transcriptional regulator, with the protein MNTENTKAQMRKGILEFCILSLINHREMYVSDLIDELKKGKLDVVEGTLYPLLTRLKNGEFLSYRWEESTGGPPRKYYQITEKGKLFLDELQNTWHELTNSVNQITQKN; encoded by the coding sequence ATGAATACTGAAAATACCAAGGCGCAAATGCGAAAAGGGATTCTGGAGTTCTGTATTTTAAGTCTTATCAATCATCGCGAAATGTATGTTTCCGACCTAATAGATGAACTGAAAAAAGGAAAACTGGATGTTGTAGAAGGCACACTCTACCCTCTTTTAACAAGATTAAAAAATGGTGAGTTTCTTTCTTACAGATGGGAAGAATCAACCGGAGGACCACCAAGAAAATATTACCAAATTACAGAAAAAGGTAAATTGTTTTTAGATGAACTTCAAAACACGTGGCACGAATTAACCAATTCAGTAAACCAAATCACTCAAAAAAATTAA
- a CDS encoding HD domain-containing protein encodes MKIQKEIDFILAVDALKNVQRRNFNADDSRRENTAEHSWQIIILAQVLYPYAKNRADIDLLRVIRMLSIHDLVEIEAGDTFIFDEKAMVGKFEREKLSAQNIFGILDEPLRSEFLNLWLEFEEEQTPDAIFACAIDRIMPFILNSHTSGKSWTEAKVTESQIRNMLENAISRASDEMGEAFQLLLSKSLETEKVLK; translated from the coding sequence ATGAAAATACAAAAGGAAATCGATTTTATTTTAGCAGTAGATGCTTTAAAAAATGTACAAAGAAGAAATTTTAATGCAGATGATTCAAGAAGAGAGAATACTGCTGAGCATTCATGGCAGATTATTATTTTAGCTCAGGTGCTCTATCCTTATGCAAAAAACAGAGCTGACATTGATCTCCTAAGAGTTATAAGAATGCTTTCCATTCATGATTTGGTTGAAATAGAAGCAGGAGATACTTTCATATTTGATGAGAAAGCAATGGTAGGAAAATTTGAAAGGGAAAAATTATCTGCTCAGAATATTTTTGGAATTTTGGATGAACCTTTACGTTCAGAATTTTTAAACCTTTGGCTTGAATTTGAAGAAGAGCAAACGCCGGATGCTATTTTTGCCTGTGCTATAGACCGTATTATGCCTTTTATCCTTAATTCGCACACGTCTGGAAAAAGCTGGACTGAAGCAAAGGTAACCGAAAGCCAGATCAGAAACATGTTAGAAAACGCAATAAGCCGTGCTTCCGATGAAATGGGAGAAGCCTTTCAACTTTTATTGAGCAAAAGTTTGGAAACGGAAAAAGTTTTAAAGTAA
- a CDS encoding DUF4932 domain-containing protein, translated as MKKIIFIVSFFFSISIWSQKNIKIELPEGYELGNIILALTEYGKTDPYDVQKIPPYYDEIITYFSPVKGHPLLKKVNYSRKDWKKFLGFRTDFYAFSFDEKGLLKRDYPFNSFGPKEVDENLELINDFVKKSNYRTFYKDHQSFYNSLINNYKDYYFINESYAFLDKIAGRPTNDNSRTYAIAISPLVGGQNCHRDINSLLTVDFPNIGQDLILGNLKGNIAQRIIDNHTIFSEIDHGYVNPISDQYSNKIKENFSLNNWDKNSGYSDINSFNEYMTWAVYDLFIRENFPEQKVDSISTIYYKTNITRGFIAQNLFSEKLIELYKSNKSLEKLYSPMLQWTHKTEKSISQPSVVNANNKNLEKVDKNNLVIQFTEPMKRTKSIQLRLFELVDGKETNNRTIITITNPVWSKNGKEVKFKLDTPYKDFGLSFHIWNSKTGLYSKNGILLNPRNYLLLSS; from the coding sequence ATGAAAAAAATAATTTTTATTGTTTCATTCTTCTTTTCAATTTCTATATGGTCACAAAAGAACATAAAAATTGAGCTTCCTGAAGGTTATGAATTAGGAAATATTATTCTAGCATTAACCGAATATGGAAAAACAGACCCTTATGATGTTCAAAAGATACCTCCCTATTATGATGAAATCATCACTTATTTTTCTCCTGTAAAAGGCCATCCTTTATTAAAAAAAGTAAATTATTCCAGAAAAGACTGGAAAAAGTTCCTGGGTTTCCGAACCGATTTTTATGCTTTTTCATTTGATGAAAAAGGACTACTGAAAAGAGATTACCCTTTCAATTCATTTGGCCCTAAAGAAGTAGATGAAAATCTTGAGCTAATCAATGACTTTGTAAAAAAATCTAATTATCGGACTTTTTATAAAGACCATCAGAGTTTTTATAATTCTTTAATCAACAATTACAAAGACTATTACTTTATCAACGAATCTTATGCTTTTCTAGACAAGATTGCGGGAAGACCTACCAACGACAACAGCAGAACCTATGCTATTGCTATTTCTCCTCTGGTCGGTGGACAAAACTGCCATAGAGATATCAACAGCTTATTAACGGTTGATTTCCCCAATATAGGCCAAGATCTGATACTTGGAAATTTAAAAGGTAATATTGCGCAGAGGATTATTGATAATCATACTATTTTCTCGGAGATAGACCATGGTTATGTAAATCCAATTTCTGATCAATACTCCAATAAAATAAAGGAAAATTTCAGTCTTAATAACTGGGATAAAAATTCAGGATATTCCGATATTAATTCTTTTAATGAATATATGACCTGGGCAGTATATGATTTATTTATCCGAGAAAATTTTCCGGAACAAAAAGTAGATAGTATCTCTACTATCTATTATAAAACAAATATCACACGTGGATTTATAGCCCAAAATTTATTTTCCGAAAAATTGATAGAGCTTTACAAAAGTAATAAGAGCCTGGAAAAATTATATTCCCCAATGTTACAATGGACTCATAAAACGGAGAAAAGCATTTCCCAACCTTCTGTTGTCAACGCAAACAACAAAAACCTTGAGAAGGTTGACAAAAACAATCTAGTAATACAATTCACAGAACCCATGAAAAGGACGAAAAGTATTCAACTGAGATTATTTGAATTAGTAGATGGAAAAGAAACCAATAACAGAACCATTATTACTATTACAAATCCAGTTTGGTCCAAAAATGGAAAAGAAGTTAAATTCAAATTAGATACTCCATATAAAGATTTTGGATTATCTTTTCATATATGGAATAGTAAAACAGGACTTTATTCTAAGAATGGTATTTTACTAAATCCCCGAAACTACTTATTACTTTCATCATAA
- a CDS encoding acyl-CoA thioesterase — MTTEERIQASETKIFKAVFPNTTNHYDTLFGGTAMQLMDEVAFITATRFARKRVVTVSSDKIDFKKPIPAGTIVELIGTVSHVGKTSMKVNVEIYTEQMYSYERERAIVGDFTFVAIDEFKKPIQIL; from the coding sequence ATGACAACAGAAGAAAGAATTCAGGCATCCGAAACCAAAATATTTAAAGCGGTTTTCCCCAATACAACCAATCATTATGATACCCTCTTTGGAGGTACAGCGATGCAATTGATGGATGAAGTGGCATTCATTACCGCAACCCGCTTTGCAAGAAAAAGAGTAGTAACGGTAAGCAGTGACAAAATCGATTTCAAAAAGCCTATTCCTGCAGGAACTATCGTTGAATTGATAGGAACTGTTTCGCATGTCGGCAAAACAAGTATGAAAGTCAATGTAGAAATTTATACGGAACAAATGTATTCTTATGAAAGGGAAAGAGCCATTGTAGGTGATTTTACTTTTGTCGCAATTGATGAATTCAAAAAGCCCATACAAATACTATAA
- a CDS encoding endonuclease MutS2, with translation MYINKEDLNELEFPQLLAEISPFAYSPKTREKILQLRPMEIDEADLSLKKTSEYLSSFESSNAIPFDEYEDIEAELKLMLIENYRLENSAFIKIKTLTEQIGKLQKFFPTMPETFPKLMEDASVLEFKKEIIDKVDKVFNRFGEVKSEASPILKTLRTEIQQAKKAIQENFNRVLFNYGQSDFLDDIRESIIEDQRVLAVKSAYKKRVPGRVLGLSKTGSITYIQPDTVVKHYFKLRENQEEEKKEIDKILRKLTAELAEFQPQLWRYQMYIFDLDLTRAKAKFGELVNGILPKINRHKTLRLKDAFHPLLWLRNKAENKTIFPQTLSLTEHNRIICISGPNAGGKSITLKTVGLLQLMIQSGILVPVHPKSEMFFFEKIMTDIGDNQSIENHLSTYSSRLKKMSGIIRESDANTLLLIDEFGTGSDPELGGALAESFLEFFYDKKSFAIITTHYTNIKLVIEQLPNAENAAMLFNEETLEPMYKLEVGQAGSSFTFEVAEKNKIPRFIIHSAKKKVEHDIVNLDKTIVKLQQEKFEVEKLKTDLAERKESVEDKRDNFQKLNEQLQQKLFNFQKLYEEEHRKLQFGNKIETFIDSYTKGKSRKDVVKDFVKLLEQEKFRKLGADKDETKRLQVVKRKITQQLKKEDVIEKIAETNEKIEEKRKIDRAVWMKIGQRVRIPGSTSVGTIEKISKNKVIVNYGTFKTTINADELERI, from the coding sequence GTGTATATAAATAAAGAAGATTTAAACGAATTAGAATTTCCGCAATTGCTTGCGGAAATTTCTCCATTTGCCTATTCTCCGAAAACGAGAGAAAAAATTCTTCAACTTCGTCCGATGGAAATTGACGAAGCAGACCTTTCTTTAAAAAAAACTTCAGAATACCTGTCCAGTTTTGAAAGTTCCAATGCTATCCCGTTCGATGAATATGAAGATATTGAAGCAGAATTAAAATTAATGCTGATTGAAAATTATCGTCTGGAAAACAGTGCATTTATCAAAATTAAAACCCTTACGGAACAAATAGGAAAACTTCAGAAGTTCTTCCCTACCATGCCAGAGACCTTCCCTAAATTAATGGAAGATGCTTCTGTTCTGGAATTTAAAAAAGAAATTATTGATAAGGTTGATAAAGTCTTTAATCGTTTTGGAGAAGTAAAAAGTGAGGCCTCACCCATTTTGAAGACGCTGCGAACAGAAATTCAGCAGGCTAAAAAAGCAATTCAGGAAAATTTCAACCGTGTATTATTCAATTACGGACAAAGCGATTTTTTAGATGATATCCGTGAAAGTATTATTGAAGATCAAAGGGTATTAGCCGTAAAATCCGCATACAAAAAAAGAGTTCCCGGAAGAGTTTTAGGGCTTTCTAAAACAGGTTCTATTACTTATATCCAGCCGGATACTGTAGTAAAGCATTATTTTAAACTTCGCGAAAACCAGGAAGAAGAGAAAAAGGAAATTGATAAAATCCTTAGAAAGCTTACCGCTGAGCTCGCAGAATTCCAGCCCCAGCTTTGGAGATATCAGATGTATATTTTCGATCTGGATCTGACGAGAGCAAAAGCTAAGTTTGGAGAGCTTGTAAATGGTATCCTGCCAAAAATCAACCGTCATAAAACATTAAGGCTAAAAGATGCTTTCCATCCTTTATTATGGTTGAGAAATAAAGCTGAAAATAAAACCATTTTCCCACAAACCCTGTCATTAACGGAACATAACAGAATCATCTGTATATCCGGACCTAATGCAGGAGGAAAGTCCATTACATTAAAGACTGTAGGACTGCTTCAGCTTATGATTCAGAGTGGTATACTGGTTCCCGTACATCCCAAATCCGAAATGTTTTTCTTTGAAAAAATCATGACGGATATTGGTGACAATCAGTCCATAGAAAACCACCTTTCCACCTATTCTTCCAGATTGAAAAAGATGAGCGGAATCATTCGTGAATCGGATGCCAATACGCTTTTACTGATCGATGAATTTGGAACAGGTTCTGATCCGGAATTAGGAGGAGCTTTAGCCGAAAGTTTTCTGGAATTCTTTTATGATAAAAAGAGTTTTGCAATTATTACAACCCATTATACCAATATCAAACTGGTAATAGAACAGCTTCCTAATGCCGAAAATGCAGCTATGTTGTTTAATGAGGAAACTCTTGAGCCAATGTATAAACTGGAAGTAGGACAAGCCGGAAGCTCCTTTACATTTGAGGTTGCAGAAAAGAATAAAATTCCAAGGTTCATCATTCATTCTGCAAAGAAAAAAGTAGAACATGATATCGTCAATCTTGACAAAACAATTGTAAAGCTCCAACAGGAAAAATTTGAAGTTGAAAAACTAAAAACAGATCTGGCAGAAAGAAAGGAATCCGTTGAAGATAAACGTGACAATTTCCAGAAATTAAATGAGCAGCTCCAGCAAAAACTTTTCAATTTCCAAAAGCTGTATGAAGAAGAACACCGTAAGCTACAGTTTGGGAATAAGATCGAAACTTTTATCGACAGCTATACCAAAGGTAAATCCCGAAAAGATGTGGTTAAAGATTTCGTCAAATTATTAGAGCAGGAAAAATTCAGAAAATTAGGAGCTGACAAAGATGAAACCAAGCGCTTACAGGTGGTCAAAAGAAAGATCACGCAACAGCTGAAGAAAGAAGATGTTATTGAAAAGATAGCTGAAACGAATGAAAAGATAGAGGAAAAGCGTAAAATCGACCGTGCAGTATGGATGAAAATAGGACAACGTGTTCGTATTCCCGGAAGCACAAGTGTCGGAACCATAGAAAAAATCTCTAAAAATAAAGTGATTGTCAACTATGGAACTTTCAAGACAACAATCAACGCAGATGAGTTGGAAAGGATCTAA
- a CDS encoding GNAT family N-acetyltransferase encodes MKLETERLILKEINETHVEDILRIRSNELINKYVIRNSPKTNYEALDFILTIKKNTENNKTIYLGVSYKNESNIIGTICLWNFSEDRKTAEVGYELLPNYHRKGIMSEALEAVLNYGFNELNLQEIIAITNKYNESSKALLLKYNFVLEEDKKDEDFPDNIIFNLKKIN; translated from the coding sequence ATGAAACTTGAAACAGAAAGATTAATTCTGAAAGAAATCAATGAAACTCATGTAGAGGATATCCTGCGGATCCGAAGCAATGAGCTGATCAATAAGTATGTTATAAGAAATTCGCCAAAAACGAATTATGAGGCACTAGATTTTATCCTAACCATTAAAAAGAATACGGAAAATAATAAAACGATTTATTTAGGAGTTTCATACAAGAATGAATCTAATATTATCGGAACGATTTGCCTGTGGAATTTTTCTGAAGACAGAAAAACTGCAGAAGTAGGTTATGAATTGTTACCGAACTATCATAGAAAAGGGATTATGTCCGAAGCATTAGAAGCGGTTTTAAACTACGGTTTTAATGAACTAAATTTGCAGGAAATTATAGCGATTACCAATAAGTATAATGAAAGCTCAAAAGCTTTGCTTCTAAAGTATAATTTTGTTTTAGAAGAAGACAAGAAAGATGAGGACTTTCCCGATAATATTATCTTTAATTTAAAGAAAATTAATTAA
- a CDS encoding uracil-DNA glycosylase has product MTWTEILAPIKNTEYFTNLWEKVKQEYATTKVFPPKNQIFRALEITPFEDIEVVIIGQDPYHNDYQANGLCFSVSEQVAAPPSLKNIFIELKDDLGVVRTSKELDDWGKQGVLLLNATLTVRAHSPNSHKDLGWEKFTDYIIKEISDKKENVVFVLWGAFAQKKAELIDPAKHFILKSAHPSPFSVYRGFFGSKPFSKINEYLISKGKKPISW; this is encoded by the coding sequence ATGACCTGGACAGAAATTTTAGCCCCGATAAAAAACACAGAATATTTTACCAATCTTTGGGAAAAAGTAAAACAAGAATATGCTACTACCAAAGTATTTCCTCCCAAAAATCAGATTTTCAGAGCACTGGAAATCACTCCTTTTGAAGATATTGAAGTAGTAATTATTGGCCAGGATCCTTACCATAATGATTACCAGGCAAACGGCTTATGTTTTTCTGTTTCAGAACAGGTTGCTGCACCACCATCCCTTAAAAATATATTTATCGAGTTAAAAGATGATTTGGGAGTTGTGAGGACTTCAAAGGAACTGGATGATTGGGGAAAACAAGGCGTTTTATTATTAAATGCAACGTTGACTGTTCGTGCCCATTCTCCTAATTCCCATAAAGATCTTGGATGGGAAAAATTCACGGATTATATCATTAAAGAAATTTCAGATAAAAAGGAAAATGTTGTTTTTGTATTGTGGGGGGCTTTTGCACAAAAAAAAGCCGAACTCATTGATCCGGCTAAACATTTTATTTTGAAATCGGCACATCCATCACCATTTTCTGTGTATAGAGGGTTCTTTGGAAGCAAACCTTTTTCAAAAATTAATGAATATCTTATTTCAAAAGGAAAGAAACCTATTTCGTGGTAG